GGTCCTCCATATCCAGAGATGGACCCCCACAGCCACCATCTTTCAACTCCAAGCCCCCCAGCTCGTCTTCCTCTCGGCCCTCCATCGGCGGTGGTGGagctccccctcttcctcctggcAGACCGGGCCCTCCACTGCTGCCCCCAACGCCTGCGTTAGGAGACACCCCCAGACTACCACAGAGGAACCTTTCACTCAACTCGCCGGCACCCCCACCTGGCCGTTCAGGGCCACTGCCACCCCCTCCCAGTGAGAGGCCGCCCCCCCTGGGTAGAAACCCCTCAGGACGGACGGGTAAGGATGCCGCTTCCTTCAGTCTCCCCTCAGGTCATATAATGATGACCACTGTCTCTTTTTGGGTTAGCTTAGCAACTACAAACATAGCTAACCTTTCTGTGGTCAGTTTGGTCAGACATCAGTACACCGTGTATGTGTTTTGAGACTGGATGGAATGTAGTTTGTAGCTATGACATATAGCGATGATATACATGATGCTATTATATAGAACTAGTGTTGTATTGAACTCTGTGGTGTAACCTCTTCTCCCCCAGGCccgctccctcctcctcctccctcctcaggTCCACGTGGAGGCAGTATAAGGTCATCTCCAGTCCCCTCACCTCCTAACCGCCCGGGAGCAGAGCCCTCCCGTGGGGGACACCGGCCCCCGCTCCCCCCAGACCGACCGGGAATAGGAGgccctcctcccccacctccaACCATGGGCAACGGCTTCCAGAACTCCCATCCCCAACACGTTGGTGAGTGTAACGGAAGGAATTCATATGATGAGTAATCCTGCTTGAGACCTTACTCCCTAATGTGCCCTTAGCTCCCATTGCTAATGACTTGGCttcagctcagtgggctaacagttTTGTGGTGCAGAGAAGACCCGTGTTTGAACCCATATAGGTCTTTAACTGACCCGGCTGAGagttgtgtttctctctctgtcagatgagTGGGAGTCCCGGTTCCAGTTTCACCCTGTCTCAGACCTCCCTGTCCCAGAGCCTTACATCTCCTGTCAGAAGACATACCCCAGCAAGTTGTCCAAGACTGACGGCATAGGTAGGAACCAAGGGCTTTCCTCCCAGAACTGGGTCAAATGCACGTCAAATACTTCGAAATTCTTGCGCTTCAAAAAGAGCAAACTCCAAGCTAAATCAAGTGTTTTATATATGTATTGATTTGTCCCAAATCTGTTTCCTCCTGAAAGTTTCCAGCCTTCCTTCAGAGTATCTTCCTGTCCTTGACAGCCTACTTGACATGTCCAACTTATTTTCCTCTTCTTTCCTGTCCAGGTTCGGATAAAAAGTTCAGGGGTGCGCCCCCACTACCCCCTATCCCCAGGTAAAGGGGTCGTTTTTGGGatgtcttccctccctccctccctccctcagagtACATGGATGTAAGTATGTCACTCCCACTGCCTCTGTCTATGAGGCTTATTACACCTCATGGATGGACCATATTTGCAGTGG
The window above is part of the Salvelinus namaycush isolate Seneca chromosome 7, SaNama_1.0, whole genome shotgun sequence genome. Proteins encoded here:
- the LOC120051475 gene encoding WAS/WASL-interacting protein family member 1-like isoform X2; the encoded protein is MPPPPPPPAPPPPPTFAVANTQKPSLSKNESQGRNALLSDIGKGARLKKAVTNDRSQPAIDRGPRPPMVPLGGRSSGPRPFGGGGPSAGPPRFSGAPAFPRSSAPDLPRGRAGPPRPETPGGPPPPVPNTPRPNQSRGTPPVPGGARIPSSAPAPPPPNLAGRHQGLPPPPGPIGAPSGPKPSFGAPPVPSSGRPTQPPAPHPGRPSEDPLPPPPPLGGHRSSISRDGPPQPPSFNSKPPSSSSSRPSIGGGGAPPLPPGRPGPPLLPPTPALGDTPRLPQRNLSLNSPAPPPGRSGPLPPPPSERPPPLGRNPSGRTGPLPPPPPSSGPRGGSIRSSPVPSPPNRPGAEPSRGGHRPPLPPDRPGIGGPPPPPPTMGNGFQNSHPQHVDEWESRFQFHPVSDLPVPEPYISCQKTYPSKLSKTDGIGSDKKFRGAPPLPPIPR